A part of Microbacterium atlanticum genomic DNA contains:
- a CDS encoding carbohydrate ABC transporter permease: MSSSLQTPGVTRATPEAATAAVTVPEKRRGRWRRGLSQPKTLAGRIVLTILLVGFALLFLYPFAWLLAASFKPKGEVFDNSLIPKTFVPENYVEVWNQLPLVSWMFNSVAIAILAAGTVAISSSIVAFGFAYFRFPLRGLLFGLVLATMMLPGAVTMIPIYLIWKETGFLGTWVPLWGMNLFGSAFYIFLQRQFFLGLPKELFEAARLDGASYWGLFWRIAMPLSIPSFVIVFLFEFQASWNNLQAALIYLNAGSVDEFTAPLGIAYAMTKYSPTAGGQGDYQYVMVASLLVTLPMLILFAFGQRYFIEGVATQGRKG, translated from the coding sequence ATGTCGTCGTCGCTGCAGACCCCGGGGGTCACCCGGGCCACCCCCGAGGCCGCGACCGCCGCCGTGACGGTGCCGGAGAAGCGGCGCGGACGCTGGCGCCGCGGGCTCTCCCAGCCGAAGACGCTCGCCGGCCGCATCGTCCTGACGATCCTCCTGGTCGGGTTCGCGCTGCTGTTCCTCTACCCGTTCGCCTGGCTGCTCGCGGCGAGCTTCAAGCCGAAGGGCGAGGTGTTCGACAACTCGCTCATCCCGAAGACGTTCGTGCCGGAGAACTACGTCGAGGTCTGGAACCAGCTTCCGCTGGTGAGCTGGATGTTCAACAGCGTCGCCATCGCGATCCTGGCGGCGGGGACGGTGGCGATCTCCAGCTCGATCGTCGCGTTCGGGTTCGCCTACTTCCGCTTCCCGCTGCGCGGGCTGCTGTTCGGCCTGGTGCTGGCGACGATGATGCTCCCCGGCGCCGTCACCATGATCCCGATCTACCTCATCTGGAAGGAGACCGGGTTCCTCGGCACCTGGGTGCCGCTGTGGGGCATGAACCTCTTCGGCTCCGCCTTCTACATCTTCCTGCAGCGCCAGTTCTTCCTCGGTCTGCCCAAGGAGCTGTTCGAGGCGGCGCGCCTGGACGGCGCGAGCTACTGGGGACTGTTCTGGCGCATCGCGATGCCGCTGTCGATCCCGTCCTTCGTCATCGTGTTCCTCTTCGAGTTCCAGGCGAGCTGGAACAACCTGCAGGCCGCGCTGATCTACCTGAACGCGGGGTCCGTCGACGAGTTCACCGCGCCGCTGGGCATCGCCTACGCGATGACGAAGTACAGCCCGACGGCGGGCGGTCAGGGCGATTACCAGTACGTGATGGTGGCGTCGCTCCTGGTGACGCTTCCCATGCTCATCCTGTTCGCGTTCGGCCAGCGGTACTTCATCGAGGGCGTCGCGACGCAGGGCCGGAAGGGATGA
- a CDS encoding LuxR family transcriptional regulator, producing MTETLRETGVGTPDLHAVLLHGKTQPPPPRPGAVSRSALIDRARTSGARVVSVTAPAGYGKSTLLAEWAASEDRTVAWASLDRTDADPASLLSVIAAAAASFSPAAAGVVSEMRGIGTGALGRSAPMLAGALAAAPAPFVLFVDDLHWADSHECQDALEVLLGRVPAGSHVVLASRREPALVGRLRVAGDAWEITTADLSLDHASARVLFDHAGAADVDDADLHTIVERCEGWPTGLSLCALVARSGGDAASVTGDDRFVADFLYRECLARLPEDTQVFLRRAAVLDQFSAASCNAVLDIEDARARLRDLEDANLFLIGLDHHRGWFRFHALFREFLQTELERAEGAAAVAALHRRAARWHDDHGMPAQAVEHLLLAGEIESAAERIAELGLPMYQRGRVSTVRRWLSELGDGLVRTYPPLVVSMTWTAVLLGEVAAGERWARILAAFDVESLPEEDRLSFESARAMVRAAMCERGHERVVTDAAYAMKHEPPTSPWRDQALHLWGSARLLVDDPIGAQAAFEEAVEVAAVAGNADTVILSEPELALLAIEAGRWGAARAHAERGVDAIASSHMDGYPTTALALAVAARVALHDGDREEGARLLSRGMRARVGCTHLLPYLSIRARMQLAKAHIAAGDRSAAWHLLKEIDDLLRKRPDVGAVAAQAAELRVALAAEPVAGGSVPLTPAELRLLPYLQTHLTIAEIGQRLFISRNTVSSEVGSIYRKLGVTTRGGAVDRASALGLLGG from the coding sequence GTGACGGAGACTCTCCGTGAGACGGGTGTGGGGACCCCCGATCTGCACGCTGTGCTGCTGCACGGCAAGACCCAGCCGCCGCCTCCTCGCCCGGGTGCGGTGAGCCGGAGTGCACTGATCGATCGTGCCCGGACGAGTGGTGCCCGCGTCGTTTCGGTCACGGCGCCCGCCGGCTACGGCAAGTCGACGCTGCTGGCCGAATGGGCGGCATCCGAAGATCGCACCGTCGCGTGGGCGTCGCTGGACCGCACGGATGCCGACCCCGCGTCCCTGTTGTCGGTCATCGCGGCGGCCGCCGCGTCGTTCTCGCCGGCAGCGGCCGGCGTGGTCTCCGAGATGCGCGGCATCGGCACCGGCGCGCTGGGCCGCTCGGCCCCGATGCTCGCGGGTGCCCTCGCCGCCGCCCCGGCCCCCTTCGTGCTGTTCGTCGACGACCTGCACTGGGCTGACTCGCACGAATGCCAGGACGCGCTGGAAGTGCTTCTCGGTCGTGTGCCGGCCGGCTCGCACGTCGTCCTCGCCAGCCGGCGCGAACCGGCGCTCGTGGGACGCCTCCGCGTGGCGGGCGACGCGTGGGAGATCACGACGGCGGACCTGTCGCTCGACCACGCCTCGGCGCGCGTCCTGTTCGATCACGCCGGCGCTGCCGACGTCGACGACGCCGATCTGCACACCATCGTGGAGCGCTGCGAGGGCTGGCCGACCGGGCTCTCGCTCTGCGCCCTGGTGGCGCGCTCGGGCGGCGATGCCGCCTCGGTCACGGGGGACGACCGCTTCGTCGCCGACTTCCTCTACCGCGAGTGCCTGGCGCGGCTTCCCGAGGACACGCAGGTCTTCCTCCGTCGCGCGGCGGTGCTCGACCAGTTCTCGGCCGCCTCGTGCAACGCCGTGCTCGACATCGAGGATGCGCGCGCTCGGCTTCGCGACCTCGAGGACGCGAATCTCTTCCTCATCGGGCTCGACCACCACCGCGGGTGGTTCCGCTTCCACGCGCTGTTCCGTGAGTTCCTCCAGACCGAGCTCGAACGAGCCGAGGGCGCCGCCGCCGTCGCCGCGCTGCACCGCCGCGCGGCGCGGTGGCACGACGACCACGGCATGCCGGCGCAGGCCGTGGAGCACCTGCTGCTGGCAGGTGAGATCGAGAGTGCCGCCGAGCGCATCGCCGAGCTGGGACTGCCGATGTACCAGAGGGGGCGGGTGTCGACGGTGCGGCGGTGGCTGTCCGAGCTCGGCGACGGGCTGGTGCGCACATACCCGCCGCTCGTGGTCTCGATGACGTGGACGGCGGTGCTGCTGGGCGAGGTGGCAGCCGGCGAGCGCTGGGCGCGCATCCTCGCCGCGTTCGATGTCGAGTCCCTTCCCGAGGAGGACCGTCTTTCGTTCGAGTCGGCCCGCGCCATGGTCCGCGCCGCGATGTGCGAGCGGGGACATGAGCGGGTGGTGACGGATGCCGCGTACGCGATGAAGCACGAACCGCCGACGAGCCCGTGGCGCGATCAGGCGCTGCACCTGTGGGGATCGGCGCGCCTGCTGGTGGACGATCCGATCGGCGCGCAGGCGGCGTTCGAAGAGGCTGTCGAGGTCGCCGCGGTGGCCGGCAACGCCGACACGGTGATCCTCAGCGAGCCCGAGCTGGCGCTGCTGGCGATCGAGGCCGGCCGCTGGGGAGCCGCGCGCGCGCACGCGGAGCGGGGAGTGGACGCGATCGCTTCGAGCCACATGGACGGGTACCCGACGACCGCCCTTGCGCTGGCGGTTGCGGCCCGCGTCGCGCTCCACGACGGCGACCGCGAGGAGGGGGCCCGGCTGCTCTCGCGGGGCATGCGCGCGCGCGTCGGTTGCACGCACCTGCTGCCCTACCTCTCGATCCGGGCGCGCATGCAGCTGGCGAAGGCGCACATCGCGGCGGGAGACCGGTCGGCGGCGTGGCACCTCCTGAAGGAGATCGACGACCTGCTGCGCAAGCGGCCGGATGTCGGCGCGGTCGCCGCGCAAGCCGCAGAGCTGCGCGTCGCCCTTGCCGCCGAGCCGGTCGCGGGGGGATCCGTTCCGCTGACGCCGGCCGAGCTGCGCCTGCTGCCGTACCTGCAGACGCACCTCACGATCGCCGAGATCGGGCAGCGCCTGTTCATCTCACGCAACACCGTGAGCTCGGAGGTCGGCTCGATCTACCGCAAGCTCGGCGTGACCACACGGGGCGGCGCGGTGGACCGGGCGAGCGCCCTGGGGCTGCTCGGCGGCTGA
- a CDS encoding ABC transporter substrate-binding protein has protein sequence MRKRVIGIAAIAASAVLLAGCGGGGNGGGGTGGGEADFEAEPTGTLSAWGFENADDVGQSRLDYAEEQLSDVEVELDATAFDAQKFTTRIASGDVPDVVQMDRRYVTQYAAQDLIIPLDACFEAQGVTPDDYWYPFVVDDVRYEDAIWAVPQFYQPPAIMLNKRVMDEAGVTNEEIDTSNPEALLGAIEKMYQESGGVPTRLGFDPVSTGQAPLWILGMGGQLTDDDGTPTLDDPSNIAGIELLKQINDAQGGYADVKSFTDSFDTFGDNNQFVTDQVGAQVNAQWYPNVLSPYVDQVQIEAVPFKNSDGEPFSVAGGSAFVIPAGAENPAAACAWMIDLTSEEGWAAAGAARAETRAEDGGINTGLFTGSPGPDQSIRDEYVVETGNAGFDQTIATYYDVLDYGRSFGSSPAGQDIQNELNNAVTAALLGDKTPEEALADAQSAAMRAYDNATAGG, from the coding sequence ATGCGCAAGCGCGTGATCGGAATCGCCGCCATCGCGGCATCCGCTGTCCTCCTCGCCGGCTGCGGCGGCGGCGGGAACGGCGGCGGGGGGACGGGCGGCGGAGAAGCCGACTTCGAGGCCGAGCCGACGGGCACCCTCTCGGCCTGGGGCTTCGAGAACGCCGACGACGTCGGACAGTCGCGGCTGGACTATGCCGAGGAGCAGCTGTCGGACGTCGAGGTCGAGCTCGACGCGACGGCGTTCGACGCGCAGAAGTTCACCACGCGCATCGCGAGCGGCGACGTGCCGGACGTCGTGCAGATGGACCGCCGCTACGTGACGCAGTACGCGGCCCAGGACCTCATCATCCCGCTGGACGCGTGCTTCGAGGCACAGGGGGTCACCCCCGACGACTACTGGTACCCCTTCGTCGTCGACGATGTGCGCTACGAAGACGCCATCTGGGCCGTGCCGCAGTTCTACCAGCCGCCGGCGATCATGCTGAACAAGCGGGTGATGGACGAGGCAGGCGTCACCAACGAGGAGATCGACACCTCCAACCCTGAGGCGCTCCTCGGCGCGATCGAGAAGATGTACCAGGAGTCCGGCGGCGTGCCGACGCGGCTCGGGTTCGACCCGGTCTCGACGGGCCAGGCGCCGCTGTGGATCCTCGGGATGGGCGGCCAGCTCACGGACGACGACGGCACGCCGACGCTCGACGACCCGAGCAACATCGCCGGCATCGAGCTGCTCAAGCAGATCAACGACGCTCAGGGCGGCTACGCGGACGTGAAGAGCTTCACCGACTCCTTCGACACGTTCGGCGACAACAACCAGTTCGTCACCGACCAGGTCGGCGCCCAGGTGAACGCGCAGTGGTATCCCAACGTGCTGTCGCCGTACGTCGACCAGGTGCAGATCGAGGCGGTCCCGTTCAAGAACAGCGACGGCGAGCCTTTCTCGGTCGCCGGCGGCTCGGCGTTCGTCATCCCCGCCGGAGCCGAGAACCCCGCCGCCGCCTGCGCGTGGATGATCGACCTGACCAGCGAAGAGGGCTGGGCGGCTGCCGGTGCGGCGCGCGCCGAGACCCGCGCGGAGGACGGCGGCATCAACACCGGCCTGTTCACCGGTTCGCCCGGTCCCGACCAGTCGATCCGTGACGAATATGTCGTTGAGACCGGCAACGCCGGCTTCGACCAGACGATCGCGACCTACTACGACGTGCTCGACTACGGCCGTTCGTTCGGCTCGTCGCCGGCCGGTCAGGACATCCAGAACGAGCTGAACAACGCCGTCACCGCGGCGCTGCTCGGCGACAAGACGCCGGAGGAGGCGCTCGCCGACGCGCAGTCCGCCGCGATGCGCGCGTACGACAACGCGACCGCCGGCGGCTGA
- a CDS encoding DUF2520 domain-containing protein, which yields MPDSHPAHALARVAIVGDGRIGRAMVSALRQAGVDVQGPLARGATGEHADIVLLAVPDAEIGAAAALIAPDRVVGHFSGATTLEPLAQHEALSIHPLTTVTGVTSFEGVPAALAGSTARALATAHALADALGMRSFDVADADRPAYHAAASIASNFLVTLESFAEELAATAGVPREALAPLVRATVANWEAHGAAALTGPIARGDADTVARQRAAVRERLPARAALFDALVAATEDLRTRQEVGP from the coding sequence ATGCCGGACTCGCACCCCGCGCACGCGCTCGCCCGCGTGGCGATCGTCGGCGACGGCCGCATCGGCCGCGCGATGGTGTCGGCCCTCCGGCAGGCGGGCGTCGACGTGCAGGGTCCCCTCGCACGCGGCGCGACGGGCGAGCACGCCGACATCGTGCTGCTGGCGGTGCCGGATGCCGAGATCGGCGCCGCCGCGGCGCTCATCGCACCGGACCGCGTCGTGGGGCACTTCTCGGGCGCGACGACGCTCGAGCCGCTCGCGCAGCACGAGGCGCTCAGCATCCATCCCCTCACGACCGTGACCGGCGTGACCTCGTTCGAGGGTGTGCCCGCGGCCCTCGCCGGCTCGACCGCGCGGGCGCTCGCCACGGCTCACGCGCTCGCCGACGCGCTGGGGATGAGATCGTTCGACGTCGCTGATGCCGACCGGCCCGCGTACCACGCCGCGGCGTCGATCGCCTCGAACTTCCTCGTGACGCTCGAATCGTTCGCCGAGGAGCTCGCCGCGACCGCGGGCGTTCCGCGCGAAGCGCTCGCACCCCTCGTGCGCGCCACGGTCGCGAACTGGGAGGCGCACGGCGCCGCGGCTCTGACCGGTCCGATCGCCCGGGGCGACGCCGACACCGTCGCCCGTCAGCGCGCCGCCGTGCGCGAGCGGCTGCCCGCCCGCGCCGCCCTCTTCGACGCGCTCGTCGCCGCCACGGAGGACCTCCGCACTCGACAGGAGGTGGGACCGTGA
- the panC gene encoding pantoate--beta-alanine ligase — protein MIVVRTVAALRDALRDRRAGAVGLVPTMGALHEGHATLLRAARSADDTVVMSIFVNPAQFDEQADLAAYPRTEEADLALAEAEGVDVVFAPEAAEVYPAGFATTVSVAGLIAETLEGAERGRSHFDGVATVVTKLLLAALPDRAYFGAKDAQQVAVIRRLVADLGVPVELVVCPTSRDADGLARSSRNTRLSPDERARALAIPRALEEVTDAAAAGTTDPEALRARAIAVLEASGIHPDYVAVVDPASFAPIARLDGPALVAIAGRVGATRLIDNTLIAPSGALAPGGS, from the coding sequence GTGATCGTCGTGCGTACCGTGGCCGCCCTCCGGGACGCGTTGCGCGACCGGCGGGCCGGGGCGGTCGGACTCGTCCCGACCATGGGGGCGCTGCACGAGGGCCATGCGACGCTGCTGCGCGCGGCCCGCTCGGCCGACGACACCGTCGTGATGTCGATCTTCGTCAACCCCGCCCAGTTCGACGAGCAGGCCGACCTCGCCGCCTACCCGCGCACCGAGGAGGCCGACCTCGCGCTCGCCGAGGCGGAGGGCGTCGACGTGGTGTTCGCCCCGGAGGCCGCGGAGGTGTACCCCGCGGGTTTCGCCACCACCGTCAGCGTCGCCGGCCTGATCGCCGAGACGCTCGAAGGCGCGGAGCGCGGTCGCTCCCACTTCGACGGCGTCGCGACGGTCGTCACCAAGCTCCTGCTCGCCGCGCTCCCCGACCGCGCCTACTTCGGAGCCAAGGACGCCCAGCAGGTCGCCGTCATCCGCCGGCTCGTCGCCGACCTCGGCGTCCCGGTCGAGCTCGTCGTCTGCCCGACCTCGCGCGACGCCGATGGTCTCGCGCGGTCCAGCCGCAACACCCGCCTCTCGCCCGACGAGCGCGCGCGGGCGCTCGCCATCCCGCGTGCGCTCGAGGAGGTGACGGATGCCGCCGCCGCCGGCACCACGGACCCCGAGGCGCTGCGGGCACGGGCGATCGCCGTGCTCGAGGCATCCGGAATCCACCCCGACTATGTCGCGGTCGTCGACCCGGCGAGCTTCGCGCCGATCGCGCGCTTGGACGGCCCGGCGCTCGTCGCCATCGCGGGCCGGGTGGGCGCGACGCGACTGATCGACAACACCCTCATCGCGCCTTCGGGCGCCCTCGCACCTGGAGGTTCCTGA
- a CDS encoding carbohydrate ABC transporter permease yields the protein MSVTSQNDAVVEALKEATDSSADGGSGRKGRLRRKERPRKVKVKQHYDKREVLAGYLFISPWIIGFLVFTAGAMVYSLYISFSNYNLATNVARPVGVTNYANLFEDPRVGVSLANTLFYVVLAVPLEIIFALVLAMLLNRVGRGAGAFRTLYYLPKMTPAVATAAVFFLLLNGNTGAINQGLRIFGIEGPQWLVDPAWVKPSIVIMTLWTVAGTMVIFLAALKNVPVELYEVASLDGAGPVRKFFSITLPMISGAMFFNVIVLSIAAFQVFDQAYLLFWRDQSNASPEASLFYAIYLFQQAFRQFNFGFAAAMAWLLFVIIMIITVIQVKFGNRFVYYEGDR from the coding sequence ATGAGCGTGACGTCGCAGAACGACGCGGTCGTCGAGGCCCTCAAGGAGGCCACCGACTCGAGCGCCGACGGCGGCAGCGGCCGCAAGGGCCGTCTGCGCCGCAAGGAGCGTCCGCGCAAGGTCAAGGTCAAGCAGCACTACGACAAGCGCGAGGTGCTCGCCGGCTACCTCTTCATCTCACCGTGGATCATCGGCTTCCTCGTGTTCACCGCGGGCGCGATGGTCTACAGCCTCTACATCTCGTTCAGCAACTACAACCTCGCCACCAACGTCGCACGCCCCGTCGGGGTCACGAACTACGCCAACCTCTTCGAGGATCCGCGCGTCGGCGTCTCGCTGGCGAACACGCTGTTCTACGTGGTGCTCGCGGTGCCGCTCGAGATCATCTTCGCGCTGGTCCTCGCGATGCTCCTCAACCGGGTCGGCCGCGGAGCGGGCGCGTTCCGCACGCTGTACTACCTGCCGAAGATGACGCCGGCGGTGGCCACCGCAGCGGTCTTCTTCCTGCTGCTCAACGGGAACACCGGTGCGATCAACCAGGGCCTGCGGATCTTCGGCATCGAGGGACCGCAATGGCTCGTCGACCCCGCGTGGGTGAAGCCGAGCATCGTGATCATGACGCTGTGGACGGTCGCCGGCACGATGGTGATCTTCCTCGCGGCGCTGAAGAACGTCCCGGTGGAGCTGTACGAGGTCGCCTCGCTCGACGGTGCGGGACCGGTGCGCAAGTTCTTCTCCATCACGCTGCCGATGATCTCGGGCGCGATGTTCTTCAACGTCATCGTGCTCTCGATCGCGGCTTTCCAGGTCTTCGACCAGGCGTACCTGCTGTTCTGGCGAGATCAGAGCAACGCGTCGCCCGAGGCATCCCTCTTCTATGCCATCTATCTGTTCCAGCAGGCGTTCCGTCAGTTCAACTTCGGGTTCGCGGCGGCGATGGCGTGGCTGCTGTTCGTCATCATCATGATCATCACGGTCATCCAGGTGAAGTTCGGCAACCGCTTCGTCTACTACGAGGGGGACCGCTGA
- a CDS encoding carboxymuconolactone decarboxylase family protein: protein MDDVDRLRRFCVDDPALAADPGGSWSGALDVRTAALVRMGALIATDAPAASIRSAVDEAVTAGVTLHEIVAVLEGMVSVVGLPRVVAAAPRIAAALGYGDDLVPEPAL from the coding sequence TTGGACGATGTCGATCGGCTGCGACGGTTCTGCGTCGACGATCCGGCGCTGGCTGCAGACCCGGGCGGTTCGTGGTCGGGCGCGCTCGACGTGCGCACCGCTGCCCTGGTGCGGATGGGGGCGCTCATCGCGACCGATGCGCCGGCCGCGTCGATCCGCTCCGCCGTCGACGAGGCGGTGACGGCCGGCGTCACGCTGCACGAGATCGTCGCGGTGCTCGAGGGCATGGTGAGCGTGGTGGGACTGCCACGCGTGGTCGCCGCCGCCCCACGCATCGCCGCGGCCCTCGGCTACGGCGACGACCTGGTGCCGGAACCGGCACTCTGA
- a CDS encoding squalene cyclase produces MATDPRVLDWLLDSDPALRWQVERDLAGAPPVVWQATRARVATEGFGARLLAEQDDDGQWAGGAFFPAGFFGSPEADEPGQPWTATTWVLKDLREWGLDAEALAGTAEKLAANSRWEYDDLPYWGGEVDVCINSYTLATGAWLGADVSRLAAWFPAHRLADGGWNCEAEEGESVRSSFHSTLNAVRGMLAYERITGDTALRDARHGGEEYLLSRRLMFRASTGEVVGDFVSRFVYPNRHRYSALAALDHFRDVALLEGTRPDPRMTQAVELVRSARQPDGSWLQTTPLPGRTWFPVDVAEGEPSRWLTLIGTRVLQWWDAARDAR; encoded by the coding sequence ATGGCGACCGATCCGCGCGTGCTCGACTGGCTGCTGGACTCCGACCCCGCGCTGCGGTGGCAGGTCGAACGCGATCTCGCCGGCGCACCGCCGGTGGTATGGCAGGCCACACGAGCCCGCGTGGCGACGGAAGGCTTCGGCGCCCGGCTGCTCGCGGAGCAGGACGACGACGGGCAATGGGCCGGCGGAGCCTTCTTTCCTGCCGGCTTCTTCGGCAGCCCGGAGGCCGACGAGCCCGGCCAGCCGTGGACGGCGACGACGTGGGTGCTGAAGGATCTGCGCGAGTGGGGGCTGGACGCCGAGGCCCTCGCGGGCACAGCCGAGAAGCTCGCGGCGAACAGCCGGTGGGAGTACGACGACCTGCCGTACTGGGGCGGCGAGGTCGACGTGTGCATCAACTCGTACACGCTGGCCACCGGAGCGTGGCTGGGCGCGGACGTCTCACGGCTGGCCGCCTGGTTCCCCGCGCACCGGCTGGCCGACGGCGGCTGGAACTGCGAGGCCGAGGAGGGCGAGTCGGTGCGCTCGTCCTTCCACTCCACCCTCAATGCCGTCCGGGGCATGCTGGCCTACGAGCGGATCACCGGCGACACCGCCCTGCGCGATGCCCGTCACGGCGGCGAGGAGTACCTGCTCTCGCGGCGCCTGATGTTCCGCGCATCGACCGGCGAGGTGGTCGGCGACTTCGTCAGCCGGTTCGTGTACCCGAACCGCCACCGCTACAGCGCCCTCGCGGCGCTCGATCACTTCCGCGACGTCGCCCTGCTCGAGGGCACACGACCCGACCCGCGGATGACCCAGGCCGTCGAGCTCGTGCGCTCGGCGCGACAGCCCGACGGGTCGTGGCTGCAGACCACCCCGCTGCCCGGCCGCACCTGGTTCCCGGTCGATGTCGCCGAAGGCGAGCCCTCGCGGTGGCTCACCCTGATCGGCACGCGCGTGCTGCAGTGGTGGGATGCCGCGCGCGACGCGCGCTGA
- a CDS encoding arylsulfatase codes for MTEDARTIVGAPLPPSRTLPFPPKPSGSYAGRTLAESTYSPLPPERRLNEDAPNVLVILIDDAGPALPAPLGGKVATPTLDRIRQDGIGYNRFHTTSMCSPTRASLLTGRNHHRVGAGQIAELANDWDGYSGHIPKSSATIAEVLRNYGYSTAAWGKWHNTPAEETTKAGPYDNWPTGNGFEYFYGFLAGEASQYEPNLVRNTTSVLPPKSPEEGYHLSEDIADDAIAWLRDHKALSPDKPFFMYWATGAIHGPHHVHKEWADKYKGVFDDGWDVYREEALAGAKAAGWVPEDAVLTPRPDSLQGWDEIPDHQKPFQARLMEVCAGFGEHADVQAGRVVDELERLGYADDTIVIYIWGDNGSSGEGQNGTISELLAQNMIPTTIDQHIAALEELGGLDALGTPATDNQYHAAWAWAGSSPYQGMKLMASHLGGTRNPMFIQWPGHIEHDPVPRTQFHHVIDLAPTIYEILGISHPDTVNGIPQDPIDGTSFAYSIDDKTAEGRHRVQYFEIMASRSIYEDGWIASTPGPRLPWVPGVPAGIQTWTPDDDKWELYNLDEDWSQAHDLADQHPEKLAAMKELFAIEAAKNKVLPIGGGLWVVPFHPELRISPPYTQWEFSGDTFRVPEFCAPALGNKPNVVTMEVKVGDRANGVLYKLGGAGGGLTAYVVDGILTYEYNLFLVQRTTIAATEALTAGDHTIEIETTYVEPRPGGPLRVVLRVDGAEVASGTVPVSAPLLFSANDCLDVGRAYGGAVSRAYADRMPFAFDGEIGRVHVAYRVPATA; via the coding sequence ATGACCGAGGACGCACGCACGATCGTGGGAGCGCCGCTCCCGCCGAGCAGGACTCTCCCGTTCCCGCCCAAGCCGTCCGGCAGCTACGCGGGGCGGACGCTCGCCGAGTCGACGTATTCGCCGCTGCCGCCCGAGCGCCGCCTGAACGAGGACGCGCCCAACGTGCTCGTCATCCTCATCGACGACGCCGGGCCGGCGCTGCCGGCACCGCTCGGCGGCAAGGTCGCCACGCCCACGCTCGATCGCATCCGCCAGGACGGCATCGGCTACAACCGCTTCCACACCACGTCGATGTGCTCGCCGACGCGCGCCTCACTGCTGACCGGTCGCAACCACCATCGCGTCGGCGCCGGCCAGATCGCCGAGCTCGCCAACGACTGGGACGGCTACTCGGGCCACATTCCCAAGTCGAGCGCCACCATCGCCGAGGTGCTGCGCAACTACGGCTACTCGACCGCGGCGTGGGGCAAGTGGCACAACACACCCGCCGAGGAGACGACCAAGGCGGGTCCGTACGACAACTGGCCGACCGGCAACGGCTTCGAGTACTTCTACGGCTTCCTCGCGGGCGAGGCGTCGCAGTACGAGCCCAACCTCGTGCGCAACACGACGTCGGTGCTGCCGCCGAAGTCGCCGGAGGAGGGGTATCACCTCAGCGAGGACATCGCCGACGACGCGATCGCGTGGCTGCGCGACCACAAGGCGCTCTCGCCCGACAAGCCCTTCTTCATGTACTGGGCGACCGGCGCCATCCACGGGCCGCACCATGTGCACAAGGAGTGGGCCGACAAGTACAAGGGCGTCTTCGACGACGGCTGGGACGTCTACCGCGAGGAAGCGCTCGCGGGGGCGAAGGCGGCCGGCTGGGTCCCGGAGGATGCCGTGCTCACGCCTCGCCCCGACTCGCTGCAGGGCTGGGACGAGATCCCCGACCACCAGAAGCCGTTCCAGGCGCGTCTGATGGAGGTGTGCGCCGGCTTCGGTGAGCACGCCGACGTGCAGGCCGGCCGCGTGGTCGACGAGCTCGAGCGACTCGGGTACGCCGATGACACGATCGTCATCTACATCTGGGGCGACAACGGCTCGTCCGGCGAGGGCCAGAACGGCACCATCAGCGAGCTGCTCGCGCAGAACATGATCCCGACCACGATCGACCAGCACATCGCGGCGCTGGAGGAGCTCGGCGGCCTCGACGCCCTGGGCACGCCGGCGACCGACAACCAGTACCACGCCGCCTGGGCCTGGGCCGGCTCCTCGCCGTACCAGGGCATGAAGCTGATGGCCTCGCACCTCGGTGGCACCCGCAACCCGATGTTCATCCAGTGGCCCGGGCACATCGAGCACGACCCCGTGCCGCGCACCCAGTTCCATCACGTGATCGATCTGGCGCCGACCATCTACGAGATCCTCGGCATCTCCCATCCCGACACCGTCAACGGCATTCCCCAGGACCCCATCGACGGCACGAGCTTCGCCTACTCGATCGACGACAAGACCGCCGAGGGCCGGCACCGCGTGCAGTACTTCGAGATCATGGCGAGCCGGTCGATCTACGAGGACGGCTGGATCGCGTCCACCCCCGGTCCGCGCCTGCCGTGGGTGCCGGGCGTGCCGGCCGGCATCCAGACCTGGACGCCCGACGACGACAAATGGGAGCTGTACAACCTCGACGAGGACTGGAGCCAGGCGCATGACCTGGCCGATCAGCATCCCGAGAAGCTCGCCGCGATGAAGGAGCTGTTCGCGATCGAGGCGGCCAAGAACAAGGTGCTGCCGATCGGCGGCGGGTTGTGGGTCGTGCCCTTCCATCCCGAGCTGCGGATCTCACCTCCCTACACGCAGTGGGAGTTCTCGGGCGACACGTTCCGCGTGCCCGAGTTCTGCGCGCCTGCTCTGGGCAACAAGCCGAACGTCGTCACGATGGAGGTGAAGGTCGGCGACCGGGCCAACGGCGTGCTGTACAAGCTCGGCGGCGCAGGCGGCGGCCTGACGGCGTACGTCGTCGACGGCATCCTGACGTACGAGTACAACCTGTTCCTGGTGCAGCGGACGACCATCGCCGCCACCGAGGCCCTCACCGCGGGCGACCACACGATCGAGATCGAGACCACTTACGTCGAGCCGCGCCCCGGCGGCCCGCTCCGCGTGGTGCTGCGCGTCGACGGCGCCGAGGTCGCGTCGGGCACGGTGCCGGTCAGTGCGCCGCTGCTGTTCTCGGCGAACGACTGTCTCGACGTGGGCCGCGCGTACGGCGGCGCGGTGTCTCGGGCGTACGCCGACCGGATGCCGTTCGCGTTCGACGGCGAGATCGGCCGCGTGCACGTCGCGTACCGGGTGCCCGCCACGGCGTAG